The genomic interval AGCTAAAgattgggttgtacggaggagggtggttgtgttggaaatgaaatgcttgaggaaaatatgtggtgtgaggtggtttgatcgagtaagtaatgaaagagttagcgagatgtttggtaataaaaagagtgtgaatgagagagcggaagagggtgtgttgaaatggtttggacattaaTTCGTCTCccggttttccttgttccctctactttcgatacataaatcctctctgtcaacctttcctcactcattctctctatatgtcctaatcatttcaacataccctcttttgctctctgagcCACATCCTTTTCACTTGAATatgtcaccagcaaacaactgacacattcctcaggcactttcaTACCCCGAAAATTGCATACTCGcgcctctcttcaagactctcgcatttatacctccctcactgctccatccataaacaatttgaaCAACCATAGTGatatcaggcacccctgccatgGTTATTCACTCCAATATACCTATATACTTGaataaaacttctctgcttctagcatctttcctctcacactcattatccttaagatcttccacaagacTTTTctgtcaactcaatcatatggTCTCTCCCATGTCTATGTTCTAGTCGCGAGTAGGTTCTCAGCTAATTGCACTGCGACACTATCACGCAAGTTTAGGTACAACTCCGAGCGACTGAAAAGGAAGTCTCTTTACTTAAATATTAGCGTGTTAAAATCTTCCTTGGTGATCGAATCGTGTTCATTACTAATTTCTATTATTTGATCATAAAGTCTTTTGTCTGCCTCTGGAGTCTGTGCTGAAGGCCTGTAAACTAATCCTATTGTTAATTTCTTACGAAATTTATCTTCGATTTCTACAAAAAGGAAGCAGATTTTAACAACAACCATATTTTTTCAGCACAGTACTGAAATCAATTCAACAAAAAGCAAGGCGCCACCGCCTATTTTATTTACCATATCACTTTTAAACAGTGGAACCAGGGACTGCGTATTCAGCGAAGAAATCTCAGATTTCAATAAATAACCAGTATTCCGAAATACTTATTCTATCAGAATTTTTTTCCAATAGTTATCTTTAATTCTAAAAACTTACTACGTATTCTCTGTGAGTCAACATTAAACATTCTAATATATGATTGAGACATTTCCGTTAGCAGTGGCAAAGGGAAGCTCGTCAACGTTAGCTTGGTCCAAAACATCGATTCTGCCTGTCCTACCCTGTTCGCTACTTCCCTTTTTCCCTGCTTCTACTTGGGAATTGCTTTCAAGCTGCTGTATTCTACCTCTTTACCTACCTGCCTCGTTCTCAATCTACGCCAACTGACCCATCCCGCCAGGTACCACCACCGGTTCGTTCCCTACCACTACTTCTACAACCGGATACTTAACCATAAGATGTTCTGTCCTAAAGTGTTCCCTACCTTCCTTGTGCCTTTCTTGCGTCAGGTGTCTCACTTCTTTACTATCCTCCCATTTTCCCTATTATTCTGTATCACCCTTTCGGTTATCCTGAGTTCTGGGTACTTAACTCTCTTTCGAAAAAAGAGCTTAATATTCTAGTCTAACATTCTGCCAAGGTGACCTTTCCCTATTATATTCAAATGGAGTCTATTCTTTGTCAAAGAAGCTTCGATCTCAGTTTAAATGATCCCATAAATCCGTAAAAAAAGACATTTtcctcctctttatatatatatcgtcagctCCACTGTTTATCACAAGAATTCTATCCAAGGTACAAGGTTACACGTCATATGTGAGCAGGGATCCCGATATAACTAACTCCCTACTGCTATCTTTGAACTTATACTTTGCTGAAAGTTCTTCCGATCTCTTATTAGCGATGCAGTTTACCCTCAACTGGACAaacaacttgagaagcatatgatGCAGGATATTGACAacttgttaaatatttccttatccatatgctTGGAAGTTATTCTGATAATTGCCAGAAAGGAGTTTGTCTCAGGCTATTCTCCAAATATGGGACTCTGAGGCGATCTTTcactttgtctcatcctcattactttacatttgttcgAGATGAATATCAACAACCaggcatcagaccaactttggagtataTTTCGGTTACTTGTAGTATGGTGaaatccactttcaattttcaaTTGCCTCATGACTtctacatcatctgcatacatactCAGGTTGGAGTCCTTACAGATAAGTCATATGCACTGATCAAGAAGAGTATTGGTCTCAGAAcggaaccctgtggcactctgctggtcaccttgACCTGTATGGAAAAGGCTTCTTTAACATTTGTCCTCTgatcccttccactgagatagtCTTCTATCCTTTAAAGGagtttctcccttattcctgACTAGTGAACCACCTTAATCAGCCTCACTTGTGagaagtgtcaaatgctttctagcagtccgAATACAGACAATCTTCCCAGCATTCACTTTCGtctaagaaaaaagaattgttcTCATGTAGAAATAAATTATGTCTATTGTACATAACTTCCTCTTCCTAGAAACCACCGCGTTTTTCACTGTCTGCTCAGTAGAaagacatccatttgctttcttattATCTTTTATATTATCTCACATATGGCATTTGTCAGTGACACCGGTTTGTGTTCAGTGCCATTTCCACTATCTTTTCTTATGGATAGGTACCTGCCTAAAGATGTGCATAAAATTAAAGTACAAGGCAAGATTAATGGATTCCCTTACTGATGACTAATTGCAAATTGCCACCTCATTGCACTTCCTATATTATGACAAGTTTGCAGAAGTGCAGTTATGCCTCTTCCTAACTACgtcttgaacaatatttcaaaagATTTATCTAGTGCACTCATCTTCAACACATATTGTGAAATTTCATCTGAGCCATGAACGTTGCATATGTCAAGAACCTTAACTATTCTGTAAAATATCTATTTCAGATATTCCAATGTTttctaaaactccctccccattccatcACACTGAAGATGGGGTTCTACTGCCATCCATTGTGAAAAACACTTGAATTTTATTATTTAGTTTCTCATATACCCTCTGCGCAAACCTTAACAATTTCATCCTTTGAATCCCTTAGTCTGATTTGTTGTTCATTGACTGACAAGTGCCTCTcgatgaatttatggaagagtTTCAAATTTAGTCTTGCCTTGACCTTAATATCTTattcaaagcttctttcactctcccttcttttctttgTATGCCCGTTACTCGCTGGCTGAAGCACCGTCTACATCTTCACTGCACATCTCGAGGACCTTTTACTTTCTGACatcgtttaccaaaccattctttcccattTCCCACCATTCCTTCTGTACTTAAGGCTAGTTATACCCAAAGTTCTAACTCTCTCACTGTAAATTCCACAGAACctttcatcacacatctctgATTCCTGGCTACTGAGCTCCAAGTCCCACTTTATATTACCATagaattgtgtttgtgtgtgtgtgtgtgtgtgtgtgtgtgtgtgtgtgtgtgtgtgtgtgtgtgtgtgtgtgtgtgtgtgtgtgtgtgtgtgtgtgtgtgtgtgtgtgtgtgtgtgtgtgtaaatcaaagTGATAAACTTACCAATGGTTCCCCAACCAGCGACCCACGCCAACTTGGACATGAAGTCTGCTCTGCTCCGGATctgcaggtcctcctccaggttgGTCGGTAAGCAAATGGGCAACACATGTACTGCCAGGAGATACAACACACATTCGCTGAGTCAATATAATCGTATTGGATAATGTTCACTCTACCTAAAACTTATAAGTGGGTAAACTCTCAATAAAAGTGTAAAAATTCCTCTCAAAGAAAAATGTTTACCGTTGATTGCAATGAGAAAAGGGCTAGATAAACGCTATCCTATTCACAAATCAAAAGCAACAAAAATACACAACTCTGATAATGCAACAACGATAATATGATGAAACATAGAACAACCGATGAAGAGCCCTTTAATGAAGAATAGAATTACTAAGTAACAAGTATGTAAACGCAAgataaaacctaacctaacctaggagcTATGAGACTGAACATATTAAGCATTACTTCAGTGATTATGTAATTCCTTTGATGCAGATCTGAATGTTTCTTTGCGCAAAAAGTTACTATATTCACTTTTAAGGATATATTGGTTTGACACTTggcttaactatatatatatatatatatatatatatatatatatatatatatatatatatatatatatatatatatatatatatatatatatatatatatatatatatatgtttataaactTTAAGCTTATTTTGCAAAATCGCAGCTAggtttcccaattgacttgcaaCCTACTACCTCAGTGCGCTTTTGCTTGTTCAATGCTGCATGTAGATAATTTTGTTAAAAAACGCAGCTCTCCCTAAAGAGATCCTAATGTAAATGACGTTGCTAATAGTAGCAATGCAGCAGACCATACAAAAATGAAACATTGATAGACAAACATGATTTTGAATTGGAGGTCCTTTCGCTTCAAAACAAGACAAATCGGAAGCCGAGCAAAAAATCTCTTCTCAGACTCTGGACTCATATTCTTGGAGAGAATGAAATTGTGGTTTTGTATTCAGGCATTATAAGGCTTCTTTTGATGTTTGGCTCAACATCGCTATGCGAATCCTCTTTATCTGTTATGCGTTACTTGAAATCGAAATACTGATGTCAATTTGGAAGCGGAGATATGCACATTTAGCCAAGATTTCATGGCGCTGGTACAAGAAAAAGATAACAGTGTTATACTGAATTATGTAAAATTACAATAATCTTTAGTTTTATATGGCTACTAATGATTATTTTCTAACGGTTGCTTTTTAACGCTGATGTTCAGTGTAGATGTTAGACCTTTTATTACCGCACTATGAAATCTATGGCGGTTCACTCACCTTAACTTATTTCTAGTCATATGTTTGTGAAGTGACGACTCAGGTCTGCATTACCCTGGCCTAAGCTAAGTATCTATATTACAGACCAGCCTACGGGAAAACGACTGCAGACCGACTCCTGTGACCAGGATTCAAACTTATGGGAATTCGGCTTCGAAGGACTAGTGAATGTGTCACGGTTagcaacgctaaccgatacaccatatgtgtatatatatatctatatgtaattACTTACAATCCAGGGTTAAATGTATACAACCATGAGAGACGTGTAACCTGAATGTTACAAAAAATGAACACTAACTGGGGTTAAGTTCTGCTGGTCGACTCAATCTTAGCAGTGCGATGTCGTGGCAGCGTGGACAAGCAGGAATACTCCCAAATCCCTCATGGATCTTGATGTCCTCAACGGTTATGTCCTGTGGTTCAGGAGCACAAAGCTCTCTCTCACAGTCGATTTTTTTGGAGAGCGTGTGTTCTCCGATCCTCACAAACTCCCTATGAAAAGATAATGAATGTCTAGGAAAAAGAAGCGTAGAAATGATTACATTCTCTTTATATTCAAACAAACGTAAACTAAAGTAATCCACTTAGAGTTGAAAAAACTAAAAACGGGATACATATACCGTTACAGCACGTGTGCGCAGCACTAATGTCAGAAGAATTGGTTTCCCAGCAACCTATAATTGAACAGTCAAAAGTATAACTCAGAAGACTAAAGTAGCAATACACTTTTATCAGTTCCAGAAAGAGTACGGCAAAATGTAGTGGGTTGTACATGAAACTGAGCATCCGAGCAACAGAGATATTTATCTGGAATCAGTATAGTTCATTTCCATTGTTTCTGTTGTAATAACTGAACTACTATACAATGTTCATTTGTCTAATCTTCCTAGGAAAGTGGCTCGGGTTTGCCATCACTTATGCCTTCCGCAGGCCTATCCCTGCCACAAGCTTTACTTATGTTTGGAAGAGCATCGCGAAATTAATCCATAAAGAGTCAATTTAATTGTTTATCTTCATTTTGAAAATATTAGATCTCCAAAACCAGATCTCAGTAAGGAAGGAGTACCAGTATGAAAAATGGTGCTAAAGAAAATGAACCTGTGAGGTTTATCCATTGAAAGATCACTTTTATCACTCACCTCATCAAAATATGAGTTAGACATCCGACCCAACGAACAGGAACATTTGTCAGTAAAATTGTATTATCTAATACATACTTATATCATCGCAAAATTCTGGCTTTTTACTCGTTATAGCTAACTTTTCATATCTGAAAAATTATTCGTTCCTGCATTCCAGTATTTCACACACTCAAGAAAAACAGTTGAAGTGATTCTAACTCTGCAACTTTTCTCCTTTGATCCATATTAATTTTACcaagggagagaaaggggaaatGAATTCATCAGAGTGACACAGTGTGATACGCTTAAATTGCAACCTGTATACGAGTAGAACCTTCTTACTACTCATCCTACAACAGACGGCACAAAACATCAAGCTGCTCTGTCTGTAAAGAGCTGTCAGacagaaagataaaaagaaaacaatgggATTTGAAGATTATTGTTGATAACAACTAGCGTTCAGATCATTACGGTTGGCACAAAGCAAAAATGATAGAATCGTATTTACTAAACTGATCGTCAAAGTGATGAAAAAGCAGGCATTCACCCAAATACACATAAAGCAATCACAAGAAAAACAgttccagctcacttactctcaccactctcttcaccccaacattctctcttcttttctagaaaacatctacaaatcttcaccttcgcctccacaagataatgatcagacatcgctccagttgcccctcactaaacatttacatccaaaagtctctctttcacgcgcctatcaattaacgcgaaatccactaacgctctctggccatctttcctacttacatacgtatactcatgtatatttctctctttaaaccaggtaatcccaatcaccaaaccttttcagcacacaaatctacaagtttttcaccatttccatttacaacactgaacaacccatgcacactaattataccctcaactgccacattactcaactttgcattcaaatcacccatcactataacccgttctcgtgcattaaagctgctaacacactcactcagctgctcccaaaacacttgcatctcatgatctttcttctcacgaacAGGTTCATAAACACCAAGAATCACCAATCTTCAATCACCCAATATCCATCACCAAtaatctctccatccactttcagttttacccatatcagtctaggatttactttcttaaCACTCTATCAAGCACTCTCACAACTActgatttaggagtagtgctactccttcctttgctgttgtctactcaccaacccctgactttactcccaagacattcccaaaccactcctcttctttacccttgagcatcgtctcactcagagccaaaatatccaggttcctttccttaaacatactaccaatctctccttttttctcatcttggttacatccacacacatttagacaccccaatcagagccctcaaggaggatgagcactcatcacatggctccttcttctgtttccccttttaaaaagttaaaatacaaggaggggaagggttCTATCCCCCCAATCCcataccctttagtcgccttctacatcacgcgaggaatgcgctggaagtattctttctcccctatccttccgCTAtaccttgcgctacttcactaacacgggacacagcgatttttttttctatattatacttcgtcgctgtgccccgcgttagcgaggtagcgcaaggtaacagacgaaaaaatggaacaaaccacccacatacccatgtacatacacgtccacacacgcacatatacatacctatacatttcaacatatacatatatatacatatacagatatgtatacatatatatatatatatatatatatatatatatatatatatatatatatatatatatatatatatatacatatatatatatatatatacatatatatatatatatatatatatatatatatatatatatatatatatatatatatatatatatatatatatatatatatatatatatatatatatatatatatgcaagaggtgaaaaaaagggcaaatgagagttggggtgagagagtatcattaaattttagggagaataaaaagatgttctggaaggaggtaaataaagtgcgtaagacaagggagcaaatgggaacttcagtgaagggcgcaaatggggaggtgataacaagtagtggtgatgtgagaaggagatggagtgagtattttgaaggtttgttgaatgtgtttgatgatagagtggcagatatagggtgttttggtcgaggtggtgtgcagagtgagagggttagggaaaatgatttggtaaacagagaagaggtagtgaaagttttgcggaagatgaaagccggcaaggcagcaggtttggatggtattgcagtggaatttattaaaaaaggggttgactgtattgttgactggttggtaaggttatttaatgtatgtatgactcatggtgaggtgcctgaggattggcggaatgcgtgcatagtgccattgtacaaaggcaaaggggataagagtgagtgctcaaattacagaggtataagtttgttgagtattcctggtaaattatatgggagggtattgattgagagggtgaaggcatgtacagagcatcagattggggaagagcagtgtggtttcagaagtggtagaggatgtgtggatcaggtgtttgctttgaagaatgtatgtgagaaatacttagaaaagcaaatggatttgtatgtagcatttatggatctagagaaggcatatgatagagttgatagagatgctctgtggaaggtattaagaatatatggtgtgggaggaaagttgttagaagcagtgaaaagtttttatcgaggatgtaaggcatgtgtacgtgtaggaagagaggaaagtgattggttctcagtgaatgtaggtttgcggcaggggtgtgtgatgtctccatggttgtttaatttgtgtatggatggggttgttagggaggtaaatgcaagagttttggaaagaggggcaagtatgaagtctgttggggattaaagagcttgggaagtgagtcagttgttgttcgctgatgatacagcgctggtggctgattcatgtgagaaactgcagaagctggtgactgagtttggtaaagtgtgtggaagaagaaagttaagagtaaatgtgaataagagcaaggttattaggtacagtagggttgagggtcaaggcaattgggaggtgagtttgaatggagaaaaactggaggaagtgaagtgttttagatatctgggagtggatctggcagcggatggaaccatggaagcggaagtggatcatagggtgggggagggggcgaaaattctgggagccttgaagaatgtgtggaagtcgagaacattatctcggaaagcaaaaatgggtatgtttgaaggaatagtggttccaacaatgttgtatggttgcgaggcctgggctatggatagagttgtgcgcaggaggatggatgtgctggaaatgagatgtttgaggacaatgtgtggtgtgaggtggtttgatcgagtgagtaacgtaagggtaagagagatgtgtggaaatagaaagagcgtggttgagagagcagaagagggtgttttgaagtggtttgggcacatggagagaatgagtgaggaaagattgaccaagaggatatatgtgtcggaggtggagggaacgaggagaagagggagaccaaattggaggtggaaagatggagtgaaaaagattttgtgtgatcggggcctgaacatgcaggagggtgaaaggagggcaaggaatagagtgaattggagcgatgtggtataccggggttgacgtgctgtcagtggattgaatcaaggcatgtgaagcgtctggggtaaaccatggaaagctgtgtaggtatgtatatttgcgtttgtggacgtatgtatatacatgtgtatggggggggggttgggccatttctttcgtctgtttccttgcgctacctcgcaaacgcgggagacagcgacaaagtataataaataaataaaaaaaaatatatatatatatatatatatatatatatatatatatatatatatatatatatatatatatatatatatatatatacatattctttctttcataacatttcgccatttcccgcaatagcgaggtagcgttaagaacagaggactgggcctttgagggattcccatctggcccccttctctgttccttcttttggaaaattaaaaataaaaatgagaggggaggatttccagccccccgctcccttcccttttagtcgcctcctacgacacgcagggaatacgtgggaagtattctttctcccctatccccaaggatatatatatatatatatatatatatatatatatatatatatatatatatatatatatatatatatatatatatatatatatatatatatatatatccaggccccacaaaactttccatggtttaccccagacgctttacataccctggttcaatccattgacagcatgtcgaccccggtataccacatcgttccaattcactctattccttgcacgcctagcaccctcctgcatcttcaggcctcgatcgctcaaaatcttttacactccatctttccacctcaaatttggtctcccacttctcctcgtttcctccacctctaacacatatatctactttgtcaatcttccttactcattctctccatgtgaccgaaccatttcaaaacacccccttctgctctctcaaccacactcttttttattactacacatctctcatagcctttcattactaactcaatcaaagCAACTCAACCTAAATTTTATCCTTAAGCATctaatttccaagacatccaccctcatacgcacaactctatctatagcccatacctcgcaaccatataacattgttggaaccactattctttcaaacatacacattttgctttccgatatatatatatatatatatatatatatatatatatatatatatatatatatatatatatatatatatatatatatatatatatatttatttatttatttatttatctatttattcatttatttatttattttgctttgtctctgtctcccgcgttagcgaggtagcgcaaggaaacagacaaaagaaatggcccaacccacccacatacacatatacatctaaatgtacacatatatatacacacacagacatatacatatattcacatgtacataattcatactgtctgcctttatttattcccatcgccacctcgcaacacatgaaataacaaccccctcccccctcatgtgtgcagggtagcgctaggaaaagacaacaaaggttgttttgaaatggtttggtcacatggagagaatgagtgaggaaagattgaccaaaaaggatatatgtgtcagaggtggacggaacaaggagaagtgggagaccaagatagaggtggaaagatggagtgaaaaggattttgagtgatcagggcctgaacatgcaggagggcgaaaggcgtgcaaggaatagagtgaattaggacgatgtggtataccgaggtcgacatactgtcaatggattgaaccagggcatgtgaagcctcttgggtaaaccatggaaagttctgtggggcctggatgtggaaagggagctgtggtttcggtgcattattatatgacagctagactgagtgtgaacgaatggggcctttgttgtgttttcctagtgggagaccaaactggaggtggaaagatggagtgaaaaagattttgtgtgatcggggcctgaacatgcaggagggtgaaaggagggcaaggaatagagtgaattggagcggtgtggtataccggggttgacgtgatatcaatggattgaatcggggcatgtgaagcgtctgcggtaaaccatggaaagctgtgtaggtatgtatattttgcgtgtgtggacgtatgtatatacatgtgtatggggttgggttgggccatttctttcgtctgtttccttgcgctacctcgcaaacgcgggagacagcgacaaagcaaaaaaaaaaaaaaaaaaaaaaaaaaatacatatatatatatatatatatatatatatatatatatatatatatatatatatatatatatatatatatatatatatatatatatatatatatatatatatatatatatatatatatgatcgccttttcccgagtcagcgaggcatctactcatatacacatatattcataaacgcccatacacgcacacatacatatattttcatgtacgcattaacatatacatacaaatacacagacatattcatatatacccatgtgcatattcatacttgcttgcctttgaccattcctggcgctacttcgcagcacaggaaacagcatcacttcgCCTTACTTcaggaaggtagcgccaggaaaacaaacaaaaaagccacattcattcataataaggctctaattgtcatgtgtaatgcaccgaaaccacatcctccTATCCACCTACAAGCGTTTGTTTACGTTTCATCGCAAGAGGCATCTTATTGATAATCCatccacattatttttttttttggatatcaTGGTTTTATTTCAATCACCTGCACCACTCTGTCTTCTTATGAACTGTTGTTTGGAGTAAGAAACCATTCTCACTGCAGACTAACATGAGGCAATACTAGTATATGAATAACTGAACACCTGCTCAGTATGGTATTCattgtgctgtgtgtatgtatgtttgtgtgtgcgagtgtgtatgtgtgtgtgtgtgtgtgtgtgtgtgtgtgtgtgtgtgtgtgtgtgtgtgtgtgtgtgtacaaacaagtCATGCAAATTGAAGTGATATATTTCGTTACTTCAAATCTTTAGATTCGTATTAGTATAATGCTCCAGATTAACTATATTGGACATCTTTAAAGAAAAGGCACAGATATTCCAGTCATTACCTATCGGATCAGATATACGCTATCTAACACTTCTCTGAAGTACTGAGTGTATTGTAGCTGGAAAAGTTTTGGTGACATTATATCAACTTCAAATAATTAAATAATTTATAGTTTATGACTTACAAAGTTCTGCCAGAACTGGAGTGAACGCAGTGGGCAGCGGTAAGGACGTATCGCTCAGAGATCAGCACGCCGCCGCATATCCAGTTGCTTCCACGACTTCCTGTGGACATTGAGTGGAGAGATAGCAGATGATGTTCTGCTTTGTTCGGTTTTATATACAGACGGGATGAAATTAATTAATAATGATCTATATAAGACACCCATCATAAGAAATAGAATACCACAACTCACCTGCAAACAAATATTCAAGTAGGAATTACTAGTTTACAGCAGGatactatactctctctctctctctctctctctctctctctctctctctctctctctctctctctctctctctctctctctctctctctctctctctctctctctctctctctctctctctctctctctctctctgaagtgagggaagtgagtgaggaatgggatcatttggggaagcagtgtgcAAGGGATGTATATGGTATGAGAGAAgtggaaggtaggcagattagaaa from Panulirus ornatus isolate Po-2019 chromosome 27, ASM3632096v1, whole genome shotgun sequence carries:
- the LOC139757504 gene encoding phenoloxidase-activating factor 3-like yields the protein MRMWHVILLMGTTFTAAVDAQDFSCQTVGGSPGSCVPISQCPEQLKLLQQARDTSLTSTIRILRRSICELRPRIRVCCAASQNPRVVLPLKCGVSDLEDRIVNGSNAGLLDWPWMALLRGRGSRGSNWICGGVLISERYVLTAAHCVHSSSGRTLEFVRIGEHTLSKKIDCERELCAPEPQDITVEDIKIHEGFGSIPACPRCHDIALLRLSRPAELNPIHVLPICLPTNLEEDLQIRSRADFMSKLAWVAGWGTIGKFITLIYTHTHTHTHTHTHTHTHTHTHTHTHTHTHTHTHTHTQTQFYGNIKWDLELSSQESEMCDERFCGIYSERVRTLGITSLKYRRNGGKWERMLPFLQVLCAGGERKDSCHGDSGGPLILRNNKHKKFVVGIVSQGPVICGAERTQGIYTSVSYYMPWILKNLRS